A stretch of the Medicago truncatula cultivar Jemalong A17 chromosome 5, MtrunA17r5.0-ANR, whole genome shotgun sequence genome encodes the following:
- the LOC11436636 gene encoding probable disease resistance protein At1g61310, with protein sequence MSAANLRYAMFFVGKAVKMVLEDDEGKKYLSDWFGKVFEEVETEKNRLISNRDLVRVKVEATDHKTEKVNDAVFEWLKETDILMQEVENLTLQSRKRQWNEFRKLLRKITALNVKCEFDPFSTPIPSLEHFSSGNILCFKSRDKTSDQILEALRDDNCSMIGLYGSKGSGKTALAKAMGEKVKHLKIFHEVLFATVTQNLNIRTMQEEIADLLDMTFDKKSETVRARRIFSRIESMSRPILVIFDDVRVKFDPEDVGIPCNSNRCKILLTALAQQDCELMHSKRNIQLGPLSIEESWTLFQKHSGIHDEGHSSSFDLLNVAREVSFECEGLPRTIKDVGSSLRGKPIEEWKASLDSLRHSMAKWQIFLSFRGEDTRYSFTGNLYKALCQGGFKTFMDDGGLHTGDKISPTLLNAIEESRLSIIILSENYANSSWCLEELVKIMECMKLKNQLVWPIFYKVKPSDIRHLRNCYGEDMAQHENNFGIDSERVQKWKSALFEVSNLSGKAYTTGYEHEFIQKILEDANRKKSRLQIRST encoded by the exons ATGT CAGCAGCAAATCTTCGATATGCCATGTTTTTTGTTGGTAAGGCGGTAAAGATGGTGTTAGAGGACGATGAAGGAAAGAAATATCTATCTGATTGGTTCGGCAAAGTCTTTGAAGAAGTCGAAACAGAAAAGAATAGGCTGATTTCAAATCGAGATCTTGTGCGCGTAAAAGTTGAAGCAACTGATCACAAAACTGAAAAGGTCAACGATGCTGTGTTTGAGTGGCTAAAAGAAACAGATATACTCATGCAAGAGGTTGAAAATCTGACACTACAATCAAGAAAACGACAATGGAATGAATTTAGGAAATTGCTGAGAAAAATAACTGCGTTGAATGTAAAATGCGAATTTGATCCATTTTCAACTCCAATTCCAAGTTTAGAGCACTTCTCTTCAGGAAATattttgtgttttaagtctAGAGATAAGACTTCAGATCAAATTTTAGAGGCACTGCGAGATGATAATTGCTCTATGATTGGATTGTATGGTAGCAAGGGCTCTGGTAAGACAGCGTTGGCAAAAGCAATGGGTGAGAAAGTTAAGCATCTAAAGATTTTTCATGAGGTTTTATTTGCCACGGTGACGCAAAACCTGAATATCAGAACTATGCAAGAAGAAATTGCTGACTTGTTAGACATGACATTCGATAAAAAAAGTGAAACTGTAAGAGCAAGAAGAATATTCTCAAGAATAGAAAGTATGAGTCGTCCAATTCTAGTGATTTTCGATGATGTTCGGGTAAAATTTGATCCAGAAGATGTAGGCATTCCTTGTAATAGTAATCGATGCAAGATCCTTTTGACCGCACTTGCCCAACAAGATTGTGAATTGATGCACTCCAAAAGGAATATTCAACTTGGTCCCTTATCTATAGAGGAATCTTGGACTTTGTTCCAAAAACATTCTGGTATTCATGATGAAGGGCACTCGTCTTCATTTGACTTATTGAATGTGGCACGTGAAGTTTCCTTTGAATGCGAAGGGTTACCGAGAACAATTAAAGATGTGGGATCTTCCTTAAGAGGTAAACCAATTGAGGAATGGAAAGCATCACTAGATAGTCTGAGACATTCAATGGCCAAATGGCAAATTTTCTTAAGTTTTAGAGGAGAAGATACACGCTACTCTTTTACAGGTAATCTGTATAAAGCTTTATGTCAAGGGGGATTCAAGACCTTCATGGATGATGGAGGACTGCACACTGGAGACAAAATTTCACCCACTCTTCTAAATGCAATTGAAGAATCAAGGCTGTCGATTATCATTTTGTCTGAAAACTATGCGAATTCCTCATGGTGTCTTGAAGAACTTGTCAAAATTATGGAGTGTATGAAATTGAAGAATCAATTAGTTTGGCCAATCTTTTACAAAGTGAAACCGTCAGACATAAGGCATTTGAGAAATTGTTATGGCGAAGACATGGCTcaacatgaaaataattttggaATTGACTCAGAGAGAGTACAGAAATGGAAGTCAGCTTTGTTTGAAGTGTCGAATTTGTCCGGAAAGGCTTATACAACCGG GTACGAACATGAATTTATTCAAAAGATTTTGGAAGATGCCAATCGTAAAAAAAGTCGTTTGCAAATACGAAGCACATAG